One genomic window of Augochlora pura isolate Apur16 chromosome 5, APUR_v2.2.1, whole genome shotgun sequence includes the following:
- the Acsf2 gene encoding acyl-CoA synthetase family member 2: protein MLRTFANKAIPAAGSGGCWQVCGGIFPAEKLHDNSQPWRLRQVFVQQERFNHGNGSNLAHIAYGGNVPLMNTTIGELAGTAAERWPNKVCLVSVDQNIRLTFSDVLRRGDRLAAGLRKLGLRKGDRVGIWGPNQAEWFLSFVAIARAGMIAVAINPAYQQQEINYCLRKVALAAVISPDRFKTQDYPGMLLAAMQHCPSLRHIIINSKDHVTGTRRFCDVEGLPSRIEFDAIAKEQGATSCYDGSNIQFTSGTTGKPKAALLSHRGLVNNSRQVLERMEMHDGLKACLNVPFFHAFGLTKSLVMLHAGTTIVLESPSFNPVKSIEAMLKEKCEIAYGTPTMWINLLATYQRLQPPPIRLYCGATGGSPASPELFKRIRECFRFDKIKTVYGQTEATAVICQSLPGEDTELTDTTIGHISCHTELKVVDSKGETVPFGTIGELMVRSYGLMIKYWDDEENTKKTMMEDGWMLSGDQFILRSDGYGHIIGRLKDMVIRGGENIYPKEIEDFLMTHPQVLEAQVFGVHDDVYGEELCACVRVREGARITKEQLREYGKGKIAHFKIPRYVEFVDEYPKTASGKVQKFRLKEEMERSGAIPASPETSDRLTTAASH, encoded by the exons ATGCTGCGCACGTTCGCGAACAAGGCGATCCCAGCAGCCGGGAGCGGCGGCTGTTGGCAAGTCTGCGGAGGAATCTTTCCAGCGGAAAAGCTACACG ATAACAGCCAGCCATGGAGATTGCGGCAGGTATTCGTGCAACAAGAGCGATTTAATCACGGGAACGGATCGAATTTGGCGCACATAGCATACGGCGGGAACGTGCCATTGATGAACACGACCATAGGCGAGCTGGCCGGCACGGCAGCCGAGAGATGGCCCAACAAAGTATGTCTCGTGTCGGTCGATCAAAACATTCGCCTGACGTTCTCGGATGTGCTGCGACGCGGGGACCGTTTGGCGGCGGGTCTGAGGAAGCTGGGCCTGAGAAAAGGTGACCGTGTGGGGATCTGGGGCCCGAACCAGGCCGAGTGGTTTCTGTCATTCGTGGCGATAGCCAGGGCCGGCATGATCGCTGTGGCGATCAACCCCGCGTACCAACAGCAGGAGATCAACTATTGCTTGAGGAAGGTCGCCCTCGCCGCGGTGATCTCGCCGGACAGGTTCAAGACCCAAGACTACCCCGGCATGCTGCTAGCGGCGATGCAGCACTGCCCCAGTTTGCGGCACATAATTATCAATTCGAAGGATCACGTGAC GGGCACACGACGGTTCTGCGACGTCGAGGGGCTGCCCTCGAGGATCGAGTTCGACGCGATCGCCAAGGAACAAGGGGCGACTTCCTGCTACGACGGCAGCAACATTCAGTTCACCTCGGGGACCACCGGGAAACCGAAAGCCGCTCTCCTCAGCCACAGGGGGCTGGTGAACAACTCACGGCAG GTTCTAGAGCGAATGGAGATGCACGATGGGCTGAAGGCCTGCCTGAACGTGCCCTTCTTCCACGCGTTCGGCCTGACGAAGAGCCTGGTGATGCTGCACGCCGGGACCACGATCGTGCTCGAGTCGCCCTCGTTCAACCCGGTCAAGTCGATCGAGGCGATGCTAAAGGAGAAATGCGAGATCGCTTATGGGACACCGACGATGTGG ATCAATCTTCTCGCCACCTATCAACGGCTCCAGCCGCCGCCGATAAGGTTGTACTGCGGGGCCACCGGTGGATCGCCGGCCTCGCCGGAGCTCTTCAAGAGGATACGCGAGTGTTTTCGCTTCGACAAGATTAAG ACTGTCTACGGCCAGACGGAGGCAACAGCGGTGATCTGCCAGTCGCTCCCAGGCGAAGACACGGAATTGACAGACACCACGATCGGCCACATCTCCTGCCACACGGAGCTCAAA GTCGTGGACTCTAAAGGCGAGACGGTGCCCTTTGGGACGATCGGGGAGCTGATGGTGCGTAGCTACGGCCTGATGATAAAGTACTGGGACGACGAAGAGAACACGAAGAAGACTATGATGGAGGACGGCTGGATGTTGAGCGGTGACCAATTCATTCTACGGTCGGACGGCTACGGTCACATAATCGGCCGACTCAAGGACATGGTGATTCGAGGCGGTGAGAACATTTACCCGAAG GAGATCGAGGACTTCTTGATGACGCATCCCCAGGTGCTCGAGGCGCAAGTATTCGGCGTGCACGACGACGTCTACGGCGAGGAGCTGTGCGCCTGCGTGCGCGTCCGCGAAGGCGCCAGGATCACGAAGGAACAGCTCAGGGAGTACGGCAAGGGCAAGATCGCGCACTTCAAGATACCACGATACGTCGAGTTCGTCGACGAGTACCCGAAGACCGCCAGCGGCAAGGTGCAGAAGTTCCGGCTGAAAGAAGAAATggagcggagcggcgcgaTCCCGGCCAGTCCGGAAACTTCCGACCGGCTCACGACGGCTGCCTCTCATTAA